Proteins from a genomic interval of Brucella intermedia LMG 3301:
- a CDS encoding ABC transporter ATP-binding protein, with protein MENPAENNEGGDAIVAFRPIVAFRDVSKVYPNGTQALRDVSFSIRAGSIHAICGENGAGKSTLMKILFGIENATAGEIVVDGQHIASWSPEDAAAKGIGMVHQHFSLVPTLTVTENIILGHEPVKAGLIDRAGARKMVEALMQQYDLHADPDAITGALSVAAQQKVEILKALARRTRLLILDEPTAVLSPPEIEELMRKLKSLRDEGITILFISHKLNEVRELAENVTVLRAGAVAGTEKLADVPDDAIMQMVMGHAVDIPQRAHKHGAMKTVLDMKDVTTRAADPADRIKDVSLTIGAGEIVGVAGVDGSGQRGLVSVLSGLAEAASGAISLNGKDMLRADTASWRRQGLAYLPADRFSQGGAPGLSLAENAIAGAGSITADRQIFRGPFLRWNAIKARVSGMIRQYSVRAGAITERLDSLSGGNAQKLIAARELATNPKFLIADQPTRGIDVSAAAFLHRRIDEVAQGGCAVLLVSADLDELLRLSDRIVVLFNGRIVAVLQNGPDITPAALGPYMLGTRA; from the coding sequence GTGGAAAATCCAGCTGAAAATAATGAAGGCGGCGATGCTATCGTCGCCTTCCGCCCAATCGTCGCCTTCCGCGATGTGAGCAAGGTCTATCCGAACGGCACGCAGGCGCTTCGCGACGTGTCGTTTTCGATCCGCGCAGGCTCCATCCACGCCATTTGCGGCGAGAACGGTGCCGGCAAATCCACGCTCATGAAAATCCTGTTCGGCATCGAAAATGCCACGGCGGGCGAAATCGTCGTCGATGGACAGCATATTGCATCCTGGTCGCCGGAAGATGCCGCGGCCAAGGGCATCGGCATGGTTCACCAGCATTTCTCGCTCGTGCCGACCCTGACGGTCACTGAAAATATCATTCTTGGCCATGAGCCGGTGAAGGCCGGGCTGATCGACCGCGCGGGTGCGCGCAAAATGGTCGAAGCGCTGATGCAGCAATACGACCTGCACGCCGACCCGGATGCGATCACCGGCGCGCTTTCCGTCGCCGCCCAGCAGAAGGTCGAAATCCTCAAGGCGCTGGCCCGCCGCACAAGGCTCCTGATCCTCGACGAGCCGACCGCCGTTCTCTCTCCGCCGGAGATCGAGGAACTGATGCGCAAGCTGAAATCGCTGCGCGACGAAGGCATTACCATCCTCTTCATTTCCCACAAGCTGAACGAAGTGCGCGAACTGGCCGAAAACGTGACGGTGCTGCGCGCCGGTGCCGTCGCCGGGACCGAAAAGCTCGCCGACGTGCCGGACGATGCCATCATGCAGATGGTGATGGGCCACGCGGTCGACATACCGCAACGCGCCCACAAGCATGGCGCGATGAAAACCGTTCTCGACATGAAGGACGTCACGACCAGGGCAGCCGATCCGGCTGACCGCATCAAGGATGTGAGCCTGACCATCGGCGCGGGCGAGATCGTCGGCGTTGCCGGTGTCGATGGCAGCGGCCAGCGTGGCCTCGTTTCCGTGCTGTCCGGCCTTGCTGAAGCGGCAAGCGGCGCGATCAGCCTCAACGGCAAGGACATGCTGCGCGCCGACACGGCAAGCTGGCGGAGGCAGGGCCTTGCCTATCTGCCAGCCGACCGCTTTTCGCAGGGCGGCGCGCCCGGCCTGTCTCTCGCCGAAAACGCGATAGCCGGAGCCGGATCGATTACCGCCGACAGGCAGATTTTCCGGGGACCGTTCCTGCGCTGGAACGCCATCAAGGCCCGCGTCAGCGGCATGATAAGGCAATATTCGGTGCGGGCGGGCGCGATTACCGAACGGCTCGATTCCCTTTCCGGCGGCAATGCGCAGAAGCTGATCGCCGCGCGCGAGCTTGCCACCAATCCGAAATTCCTGATCGCCGACCAGCCGACGCGCGGCATCGATGTCTCGGCGGCAGCCTTCCTGCATCGCCGCATCGACGAAGTGGCGCAGGGCGGCTGCGCCGTGCTGCTCGTCAGCGCCGATCTCGATGAATTGCTGCGCTTGAGCGACCGCATCGTCGTGCTCTTCAACGGACGCATCGTTGCCGTTCTGCAAAACGGACCAGACATCACACCGGCTGCTCTTGGTCCTTATATGCTGGGGACACGAGCATGA
- a CDS encoding ADP-ribosylglycohydrolase family protein → MKAWELTRDLLRDTKPVVRTAEEQTWDASAVMKAQDDLMAMFWKSNVPGSAAPECLMAGALQSLENKGFVLARYEELLRDGLAALERGDFETLYRIDMRLRVLMRAARPDPNHPSQKTVRYGTWDEFDAAVQWPDDVLYAIQSDDFRDRTAAAWMAQLVGAAAGTALEGYTAENIAEVFGPIRDYVREPNTYNDDITFEIAFLEAFGDKGSAVTSADIAERWTSLIPLGWSAEAIALSNMRRGLTAPETGTSDNPFDEWIGAQMRGTICGMVVPGRAREAARLAWMDAEISHAGNGILGEVFNAVMAARAFAVSDTRELLVSTAALFPVETEYGAVLAFALDACRSAGNWQDAWAKCDAEYAEYNWIHVYPNAAAQVIALWFGEGDFDLTLEIVCGIGHDVDCNAAQILSMIAIQHGSGIIAERWSKPLLADDIVTYMRRPAKISFDALVDQTVDAARNAV, encoded by the coding sequence ATGAAAGCTTGGGAACTGACCCGAGACCTGCTGCGCGACACGAAACCGGTGGTACGCACGGCGGAGGAACAGACCTGGGATGCGAGCGCCGTCATGAAGGCGCAGGACGATCTCATGGCCATGTTCTGGAAAAGCAATGTGCCGGGATCGGCTGCGCCTGAATGCCTGATGGCGGGTGCGCTGCAATCGCTGGAAAACAAGGGCTTTGTCCTTGCGCGTTATGAAGAACTGCTTCGCGACGGGCTCGCCGCACTTGAACGCGGCGACTTCGAGACGCTCTATCGCATCGACATGCGCCTGCGCGTCCTGATGCGCGCCGCACGTCCCGATCCAAACCATCCGTCGCAAAAAACCGTGCGCTATGGCACGTGGGACGAGTTCGACGCCGCCGTTCAATGGCCCGACGATGTGCTCTATGCCATCCAGTCCGATGATTTCCGCGACCGCACCGCCGCCGCCTGGATGGCGCAGCTTGTCGGTGCGGCGGCTGGCACGGCGCTCGAAGGCTATACGGCGGAAAACATCGCCGAGGTCTTCGGTCCGATCCGCGATTATGTGCGTGAGCCCAACACCTATAATGACGACATCACCTTCGAGATCGCCTTTCTGGAAGCCTTCGGCGACAAGGGTTCTGCCGTGACCAGCGCCGACATTGCCGAGCGCTGGACTTCGCTGATCCCGCTTGGCTGGTCGGCGGAGGCGATCGCGCTTTCCAACATGCGGCGCGGCCTCACCGCGCCTGAAACCGGGACGTCCGACAATCCGTTCGATGAGTGGATCGGCGCACAGATGCGCGGCACGATCTGCGGCATGGTCGTACCGGGCCGCGCCCGCGAAGCTGCCCGCCTCGCATGGATGGATGCGGAAATCTCCCATGCCGGAAACGGAATATTGGGCGAAGTTTTCAACGCCGTCATGGCGGCGCGCGCCTTTGCTGTTTCCGACACGCGCGAACTGCTCGTTTCGACGGCAGCACTTTTCCCGGTCGAGACCGAATATGGTGCGGTTCTGGCCTTCGCGCTCGATGCCTGCCGCTCCGCCGGCAACTGGCAGGATGCATGGGCGAAATGCGATGCGGAATATGCCGAATATAACTGGATTCACGTCTATCCGAATGCAGCCGCACAGGTCATCGCGCTCTGGTTCGGCGAAGGCGACTTCGACCTTACGCTCGAAATCGTCTGCGGCATCGGCCATGACGTCGACTGCAATGCGGCGCAGATTCTCAGCATGATCGCCATCCAGCACGGCTCCGGCATCATCGCCGAACGGTGGTCGAAGCCGCTTCTGGCCGACGACATCGTCACCTATATGCGCCGCCCGGCGAAAATCTCCTTCGACGCACTTGTCGACCAGACGGTCGATGCGGCGCGCAACGCAGTTTAA
- a CDS encoding nucleoside hydrolase → MARKIIIDTDPGQDDAVAILLALASPELDILGITAVAGNGPLARTEVNARTICEVAKKPDTKVFAGSIRPLVRPLVTAENVHGKTGLDGYDLPAPTMPLQAQHGVDFIIETLMKEEPGTVTLCPLGPLTNIASALIREPKIAGRVKEIVLMGGGYFEGGNITPSAEFNIYVDPHAASVVFKSGIKITMMPLDVTHKVLTTEKRIAAIRGIGTHVGEVVAAWLEFFERYDEAKYGTDGGPLHDPNVIAYLIKPELYSGRECNVEIEINSELTIGETVVDWWEVTDRPKNALFIKDVDADGFFKLLTERLATL, encoded by the coding sequence ATGGCCCGTAAAATCATTATCGATACCGATCCCGGTCAGGACGATGCAGTCGCCATTCTTCTGGCTCTGGCAAGCCCGGAACTCGACATTCTCGGCATTACCGCAGTGGCTGGCAACGGCCCGCTAGCGCGCACCGAAGTCAACGCCCGCACCATCTGCGAAGTGGCGAAGAAGCCGGACACAAAAGTGTTCGCAGGCTCCATCCGTCCTCTGGTGCGCCCGCTCGTGACGGCTGAAAACGTGCATGGCAAGACCGGTCTCGACGGTTATGACCTGCCCGCCCCGACCATGCCGCTGCAGGCACAGCATGGCGTCGACTTCATTATCGAAACGCTGATGAAGGAAGAGCCCGGCACCGTCACGCTTTGCCCGCTCGGACCGCTCACCAACATCGCGTCCGCACTCATCCGCGAGCCGAAGATTGCCGGGCGCGTCAAGGAAATCGTGCTGATGGGCGGCGGTTATTTCGAAGGCGGCAACATCACGCCGTCGGCGGAATTCAACATCTATGTCGACCCGCATGCCGCATCGGTAGTGTTCAAATCCGGCATAAAAATCACCATGATGCCGCTCGACGTCACCCATAAGGTGCTGACCACCGAGAAGCGCATCGCCGCCATTCGCGGCATCGGCACCCATGTCGGCGAGGTGGTCGCCGCATGGCTTGAATTCTTCGAACGCTATGACGAAGCCAAGTACGGCACCGATGGCGGGCCGCTGCATGACCCCAATGTCATCGCCTATCTCATCAAGCCGGAACTTTATTCCGGACGTGAGTGCAATGTGGAAATCGAGATCAATTCGGAACTGACCATCGGTGAGACGGTCGTGGACTGGTGGGAAGTAACCGACCGTCCGAAGAACGCGCTCTTCATCAAGGATGTGGATGCAGACGGCTTCTTCAAACTGCTGACCGAGCGTCTCGCAACGCTTTGA
- the rbsK gene encoding ribokinase, with translation MAALPRPGQTVNASGYGIGLGGKGANQAVAVAKLGGDIRFVGAVGNDAFGELAVKQMQEFGLNTESVRVIDGVDTGMAIIQVEEAGQNTIAVCAGANARWSAADIDAYAADIARAKITLLQREVPHEANLAVAKAARAAGGSVLLDPAPVGDAGRMADLIALSDIISPNETEAAEITGIEPTDLASAEAAARNLLERGPKMVIVKLGSRGALLVTADEVKHFAPFKVDVVDTVAAGDSFNGGFAVAYSQDRSLHDCVRYGSAAGAVAVTRPGAGSAAPTAAEVAALLQSQT, from the coding sequence ATGGCCGCGCTGCCGCGTCCGGGACAGACCGTGAATGCATCGGGCTATGGCATCGGCCTCGGCGGCAAGGGCGCCAACCAGGCGGTTGCGGTCGCAAAGCTTGGCGGTGACATTCGCTTCGTCGGCGCTGTCGGCAATGATGCCTTTGGCGAACTGGCCGTGAAGCAGATGCAGGAATTCGGCCTCAATACCGAAAGCGTGCGCGTGATCGACGGTGTCGATACGGGCATGGCGATCATTCAGGTCGAGGAAGCCGGACAGAACACGATCGCGGTCTGTGCCGGAGCCAATGCGCGCTGGTCGGCTGCAGACATCGATGCCTATGCAGCCGATATTGCCAGGGCGAAGATCACGCTGCTGCAGCGCGAGGTTCCGCATGAAGCCAATCTGGCCGTGGCGAAGGCCGCGCGTGCGGCAGGCGGCAGCGTTCTGCTAGATCCGGCCCCGGTCGGCGATGCAGGCCGCATGGCCGATCTGATTGCGCTCAGCGACATCATCTCGCCCAACGAGACGGAAGCCGCCGAAATCACCGGCATCGAGCCGACCGATCTGGCTTCGGCGGAAGCCGCAGCCCGAAATCTTCTGGAGCGCGGGCCGAAGATGGTCATCGTCAAGCTTGGAAGCCGTGGCGCGCTGCTGGTGACAGCGGACGAGGTGAAACATTTCGCGCCGTTCAAGGTCGATGTGGTGGATACGGTCGCCGCTGGCGACAGTTTCAATGGCGGTTTCGCGGTCGCCTATTCGCAGGACCGTTCCCTGCACGATTGCGTGCGATATGGTTCGGCGGCGGGTGCGGTTGCGGTCACGAGACCGGGTGCGGGAAGCGCCGCGCCGACCGCTGCGGAAGTGGCAGCGCTTCTGCAAAGCCAGACCTGA
- a CDS encoding LysR family transcriptional regulator, whose protein sequence is MDRIDLFRIFARVVECSSFTRAADTLGVPRSSVSAAVLELEGRLGARLLHRTTRSVSTTQDGAAFYERCLSLIADMEEAENLFRNTATPSGTLRIDVPGRIGRLIIAPALPEFLDAYPEIDIHLGVTDRAVNLVEESVDCVLRVGPLTDSGLIARSLGELPLINVASPAYLERYGIPETPHDLSAHWAINYASPSSGRVEPWEWSEAGATRSIPVRGRVTVNSAEAYIACCLAGLGLIQIPAYDVRRHLEAGELIEVMADMRAAPMRMTFLYSHRQHLSRRLQVFADWLEKLLKRELQSGAEPH, encoded by the coding sequence TTGGATCGCATCGACCTCTTTCGTATCTTCGCCCGTGTCGTCGAATGTTCGAGTTTTACGCGCGCCGCCGATACGCTCGGCGTGCCGCGTTCCTCTGTTTCGGCGGCGGTTCTCGAGCTGGAGGGGCGCCTCGGGGCGAGGCTCCTCCACCGGACCACCAGAAGCGTGTCGACGACGCAGGATGGCGCCGCCTTCTATGAACGATGCCTGAGTCTGATTGCGGATATGGAGGAAGCGGAAAATCTGTTTCGGAATACCGCGACGCCATCCGGCACGTTGCGGATCGACGTTCCCGGCCGCATCGGACGTCTGATCATCGCGCCAGCCCTGCCCGAGTTTCTGGATGCCTATCCGGAAATCGATATACATCTGGGAGTGACTGATCGCGCCGTCAATCTTGTCGAAGAGAGTGTCGATTGCGTTCTGCGCGTGGGACCATTGACGGATTCCGGGCTGATCGCCCGATCGCTCGGCGAGCTTCCGCTGATCAACGTTGCGAGCCCCGCCTATCTTGAGCGGTACGGTATTCCCGAAACGCCTCATGACCTTTCCGCCCATTGGGCCATCAACTATGCCTCGCCGTCGAGCGGGCGCGTCGAGCCGTGGGAGTGGAGCGAAGCTGGCGCAACGCGATCGATTCCGGTGCGCGGCCGCGTCACCGTCAACAGCGCCGAAGCCTATATCGCCTGTTGTCTTGCCGGTCTCGGCCTCATCCAGATTCCGGCCTACGACGTCAGACGCCATCTGGAAGCCGGCGAACTGATCGAGGTAATGGCCGATATGCGCGCCGCGCCGATGCGAATGACGTTTCTATATTCACACCGCCAGCATCTTTCCCGTCGGCTTCAGGTCTTTGCCGACTGGCTCGAAAAACTGCTGAAGCGGGAACTGCAATCAGGGGCGGAGCCGCATTGA
- a CDS encoding SDR family oxidoreductase gives MTDHSIKGKTVIIAGGAKNLGGLIARDLAEHGAKAIAIHYNSAASKADADATVAAVKAAGAQAVSFQADLTTAGAMEKLFADTVAAIGRPDIAINTVGKVLKKPIVEVSEAEYDEMTAVNSKSAFFFLKEAGKHVNDNGRICTLVTSLLGAYTPFYAAYAGTKAPVEHFTRAASKEFGERGISVTAIGPGPMDTPFFYPAEGEDAVAYHRTAAALSGFSKTGLTDIEDIVPYIRFMVSEGWWMTGQTILVNGGYTTK, from the coding sequence ATGACGGACCACAGCATCAAGGGCAAAACGGTTATCATCGCCGGTGGCGCCAAGAACCTCGGCGGATTGATCGCGCGCGATCTTGCGGAACACGGGGCAAAGGCGATCGCAATTCATTATAACAGCGCAGCGTCCAAAGCGGACGCGGACGCCACTGTCGCCGCCGTGAAGGCCGCAGGCGCGCAAGCGGTTTCCTTCCAGGCCGATCTCACCACCGCCGGTGCGATGGAGAAACTGTTCGCCGATACGGTTGCCGCCATCGGACGTCCCGACATTGCCATCAACACGGTGGGCAAGGTTTTGAAGAAGCCGATCGTCGAAGTTTCGGAAGCCGAATATGACGAGATGACCGCCGTCAATTCCAAGTCGGCCTTCTTCTTCCTGAAAGAAGCAGGGAAGCATGTCAACGACAATGGCAGGATCTGCACACTGGTAACCTCGCTGCTGGGCGCCTACACGCCGTTCTATGCAGCCTATGCAGGCACCAAGGCCCCGGTAGAGCATTTCACGCGCGCGGCTTCCAAGGAATTCGGCGAACGCGGCATTTCAGTAACCGCCATTGGTCCCGGCCCGATGGACACGCCATTCTTCTATCCGGCGGAAGGCGAGGACGCGGTGGCCTACCACCGGACTGCGGCGGCACTCTCCGGCTTCTCCAAGACCGGCCTCACCGATATCGAGGACATCGTTCCCTATATCCGCTTCATGGTTTCGGAGGGCTGGTGGATGACCGGGCAGACCATCCTCGTCAATGGCGGCTATACGACCAAGTAG
- a CDS encoding esterase-like activity of phytase family protein, whose translation MISRLVASTMLAGAVALAFPASAEEKAFPATLKAHAILPANTIIAAPEDAAEHLKTSGKFTTADRKRAEGIGTVEGKDGVRKTGLSVPFDGQPVQGFSGIKTMEDGSFWSLSDNGFGSKLNSPDAMLMLHNVKFDWDKGTVERVKTVFLSDPDRKAPFPIVMEGAEKRYLTGADFDVESIQPVADGFWVGEEFGPFLLKFDTDGKLTDVFPTFVGEKEIVSPDNPKLALPANPSLKLPAYNLKRSGGFEGLAMSKDGTKLYGLLEGPLFVDGAPEKTESGKTGLRVIEFSVADKKWTGRSWLYPLAEGGEAIGDFNMLDETTALVIERDNGVGTADKACADPKKPQADCFDVPSKVKRIYKIAFDDSNVGKDVRKIGYIDLLAIADPENKRRQGGREGIYDMPFLTIENVDRVDETHIVVGNDNNLPFSAGRALDKVDDNEFVLLEVGEFLKAE comes from the coding sequence ATGATATCGCGTCTTGTCGCCTCTACCATGCTTGCCGGTGCCGTCGCATTGGCGTTTCCGGCCTCCGCTGAAGAAAAGGCTTTTCCCGCAACGCTCAAGGCCCATGCCATCCTGCCGGCGAACACCATCATCGCTGCGCCGGAGGATGCGGCAGAACACCTGAAGACATCCGGCAAGTTCACCACCGCCGACCGCAAGCGCGCCGAGGGCATCGGCACGGTTGAAGGCAAGGACGGCGTGCGCAAGACCGGCCTTTCGGTGCCGTTCGACGGCCAGCCGGTGCAGGGCTTTTCCGGCATCAAGACCATGGAAGACGGCAGCTTCTGGTCGCTGTCCGACAATGGTTTCGGCTCAAAACTCAATTCGCCGGATGCCATGCTGATGCTGCACAATGTCAAGTTCGACTGGGACAAGGGAACGGTGGAGCGCGTAAAGACCGTGTTCCTGAGCGATCCAGACAGGAAGGCTCCGTTTCCCATCGTCATGGAAGGCGCGGAAAAGCGCTATCTGACGGGCGCGGATTTCGACGTGGAATCCATCCAGCCGGTGGCGGACGGTTTCTGGGTCGGCGAGGAATTCGGTCCGTTCCTGTTGAAATTCGACACGGACGGCAAACTCACCGATGTGTTCCCGACTTTCGTCGGCGAGAAGGAAATTGTCTCGCCTGACAATCCGAAGCTCGCTCTGCCCGCCAATCCGAGCCTCAAGCTCCCGGCCTATAATCTGAAGCGTTCCGGCGGCTTCGAAGGTCTTGCCATGTCGAAGGACGGTACGAAGCTTTATGGGCTTCTGGAAGGCCCGCTTTTCGTCGACGGTGCGCCGGAAAAGACCGAGAGCGGCAAGACGGGCCTGCGCGTCATCGAGTTCAGCGTCGCCGACAAGAAGTGGACGGGCCGGTCCTGGCTCTATCCGCTGGCCGAAGGCGGCGAAGCCATCGGCGATTTCAACATGCTGGATGAAACCACGGCGCTGGTCATCGAGCGCGATAATGGCGTCGGCACGGCGGACAAGGCCTGCGCCGATCCGAAGAAGCCGCAGGCAGATTGTTTCGATGTGCCGTCGAAGGTGAAGCGCATCTACAAGATCGCTTTCGACGACAGCAATGTCGGCAAGGACGTGCGCAAGATCGGCTATATCGACCTGCTCGCCATTGCCGACCCGGAAAACAAGCGCCGTCAGGGTGGACGCGAGGGCATTTACGACATGCCGTTCCTGACCATCGAGAATGTGGACCGCGTGGACGAAACGCATATCGTCGTCGGCAATGACAACAATCTGCCGTTCTCGGCAGGCCGCGCGCTCGACAAGGTGGATGACAATGAGTTCGTCCTGCTGGAAGTGGGCGAATTCCTGAAGGCCGAATAG
- a CDS encoding PhoX family protein — translation MSDNLSQQSLFKTSQLEEADADPRNPSDNPTMGEIISRRFSRRGFLRGSLAVSAIAATVSPLALMSAGDARAASGSAFSFKEVEAGVDAHHHVAEGYDADVLLRWGDRLFADAPEFDPAKQSAEAQARQFGYNNDYVGYIAIDGSPEHGLLVVNHEYTNPHLMFPGLVKIVDGKVEQAPLSKEQVDIEMAAHGGTIVEIRKQDGKWQPVLDGAKNRRITSNTEMVLSGPVAGHDRVKTNADPSGTKVFGTINNCAGGVTPWGTYIMAEENIHGYFIGELPEGHAEAANYKRMGIPEGSYEWGRFYDRFDVSKEPNEPNRFGWIVEVDVSDPNSMPKKRTALGRFKHEGAESIVSKDGRVVFYLGDDERFDYVYKFVTAGKFNPDDRAANMDLLDEGTLHVAKFHEDGKVEWMPLVFGQGPLTEQNGFKSQADVLIETRRAGDLLGATKMDRPEDVQPNPVNGRVYVMLTNNTKRKDDQVDAANPRAKNAFGHIIEIEEDGQDFAATTGKWEVLLKCGDPSVAEVGASFSTDTTRNGWFGMPDNAAVDSAGRLWVATDGNSNKDTGRTDGLWAVDTEGDARATSKLFYRVPVGAEMCGPLFAPDDETAFVAVQHPGDGGEDWDGHGRPSYYEDLSTRWPDFKDDMPVRPAVVAITKQGGGKIAV, via the coding sequence ATGTCAGACAATCTTTCCCAGCAAAGTCTGTTCAAGACCAGCCAGTTGGAAGAAGCCGATGCCGATCCGCGCAATCCGTCCGATAACCCCACCATGGGCGAAATCATCAGCCGCCGCTTTTCCCGCCGTGGCTTTCTGCGTGGATCGCTCGCCGTCTCGGCCATTGCGGCAACGGTCAGCCCGCTCGCCCTCATGAGTGCTGGCGATGCGCGCGCCGCATCCGGTTCGGCCTTTTCGTTCAAGGAAGTCGAGGCCGGTGTGGACGCCCATCATCATGTCGCGGAAGGCTATGATGCCGATGTGCTTCTGCGCTGGGGAGACAGGCTTTTCGCTGATGCGCCGGAATTCGACCCGGCGAAACAGTCCGCCGAGGCGCAGGCCCGCCAGTTCGGCTACAATAATGATTATGTCGGCTATATCGCCATCGACGGTTCGCCCGAACACGGGCTGCTGGTCGTCAACCACGAATATACCAATCCGCACCTGATGTTCCCCGGTCTCGTCAAGATCGTCGATGGCAAGGTGGAGCAGGCTCCGCTTTCCAAGGAGCAGGTGGATATCGAAATGGCCGCCCATGGCGGCACGATTGTCGAGATCCGCAAGCAGGACGGCAAATGGCAGCCGGTGCTCGACGGCGCGAAGAACCGCCGTATCACTTCCAATACCGAGATGGTGCTGAGCGGGCCGGTCGCGGGTCATGATCGCGTCAAGACTAATGCCGATCCATCCGGCACCAAGGTCTTCGGCACGATCAACAATTGTGCGGGCGGCGTCACCCCATGGGGCACCTACATCATGGCCGAGGAAAACATCCACGGTTATTTCATTGGTGAACTGCCGGAAGGCCACGCGGAAGCGGCCAATTACAAGCGCATGGGCATTCCCGAAGGCTCGTATGAATGGGGCCGTTTCTACGACCGTTTCGACGTTTCCAAGGAACCGAACGAGCCGAACCGTTTCGGCTGGATCGTCGAGGTGGATGTGTCCGATCCGAACTCCATGCCGAAGAAGCGCACCGCGCTTGGCCGTTTCAAGCACGAGGGAGCGGAATCCATCGTCAGCAAGGATGGGCGCGTGGTCTTCTATCTGGGCGACGACGAACGCTTCGATTATGTCTACAAGTTCGTGACGGCGGGCAAGTTCAACCCTGATGACCGCGCCGCCAATATGGACCTGCTGGATGAAGGCACGCTGCACGTGGCGAAGTTCCATGAGGACGGCAAGGTGGAGTGGATGCCGCTGGTGTTCGGACAGGGTCCGCTCACCGAACAGAACGGTTTCAAGAGCCAGGCCGATGTGCTGATCGAAACCCGCCGCGCTGGCGATCTTCTCGGCGCCACCAAGATGGACCGCCCGGAAGACGTGCAGCCGAACCCGGTCAATGGCCGCGTCTATGTCATGCTCACCAACAATACCAAGCGCAAGGACGATCAGGTGGATGCCGCCAATCCGCGCGCCAAGAACGCCTTCGGCCATATCATCGAGATCGAGGAAGACGGGCAGGATTTTGCCGCCACGACCGGCAAGTGGGAAGTGCTGCTGAAATGCGGCGATCCTTCCGTTGCCGAAGTTGGCGCCAGCTTCTCCACCGATACGACGCGCAATGGCTGGTTCGGCATGCCGGACAATGCCGCCGTCGACAGCGCCGGTCGGCTGTGGGTCGCAACCGATGGCAACAGCAACAAGGATACAGGCCGCACCGACGGGCTTTGGGCCGTCGACACGGAAGGCGATGCGCGCGCAACCTCGAAACTGTTCTACCGCGTGCCGGTGGGCGCGGAAATGTGCGGTCCGCTGTTCGCACCGGACGATGAAACGGCCTTTGTCGCCGTGCAGCATCCGGGCGATGGCGGCGAGGACTGGGACGGTCATGGCCGTCCGTCCTATTATGAGGATCTGTCCACCCGCTGGCCGGACTTCAAGGACGATATGCCGGTGCGGCCTGCCGTGGTGGCCATCACCAAACAGGGCGGCGGCAAGATCGCGGTGTAA